A genome region from Nocardioides cynanchi includes the following:
- a CDS encoding 4-(cytidine 5'-diphospho)-2-C-methyl-D-erythritol kinase, with the protein MTGPLTVRAAAKINLLLGVGAPRPDGFHTLVTVYQAVSLYDDLVVEAPADLSVETEVAHYIDASHLPAAGDNIVDRAAAALAAHHGRPAGAQVRIDKSIPIAGGLAGGSADGAAALVALDRLHGFGTSDDDLLALAAGLGSDVPFALVGGTALGEGHGELVTPVPDTGTWWWVVVPAADGMSTPAVYRHYDELCPDAPAVPDPPDPLLAALGSGDPRQLAAALHNDLEQAAFDLRPDLAALVTEGVAAGALRGLVSGSGPTCVFLCESAEHARSVAGTLRTARDERVVLVAHGPVAGAHVVDA; encoded by the coding sequence GTGACCGGGCCGCTCACGGTGCGGGCCGCCGCGAAGATCAACCTGCTGCTGGGCGTCGGGGCGCCCCGGCCGGACGGCTTCCACACCCTGGTCACCGTCTACCAGGCCGTGAGCCTCTACGACGACCTCGTCGTCGAGGCGCCGGCCGACCTCAGCGTCGAGACGGAGGTGGCGCACTACATCGACGCCTCGCACCTGCCCGCCGCCGGGGACAACATCGTCGACCGGGCGGCCGCAGCCCTGGCCGCCCACCACGGACGGCCGGCAGGCGCCCAGGTCCGCATCGACAAGTCCATCCCGATCGCGGGTGGCCTGGCCGGCGGGTCGGCCGACGGCGCGGCCGCGCTGGTGGCGCTCGACCGGCTGCACGGCTTCGGCACCTCCGACGACGATCTGCTCGCCCTCGCTGCGGGGCTCGGCAGCGACGTACCGTTCGCGCTGGTCGGCGGCACCGCGCTCGGCGAGGGGCACGGCGAGCTGGTCACCCCGGTGCCGGACACGGGCACGTGGTGGTGGGTCGTGGTGCCGGCCGCCGACGGGATGTCGACGCCGGCGGTCTACCGGCACTACGACGAGCTGTGCCCCGACGCCCCGGCCGTGCCGGACCCGCCCGACCCGCTCCTGGCCGCGCTGGGCTCCGGGGACCCCCGGCAGCTCGCGGCGGCGCTGCACAACGACCTCGAGCAGGCGGCGTTCGACCTGAGGCCCGACCTGGCCGCCCTGGTGACCGAGGGAGTGGCCGCCGGCGCGCTGCGCGGGCTGGTGTCGGGGTCGGGGCCGACCTGTGTGTTCCTCTGCGAGTCGGCCGAGCACGCCCGGAGCGTGGCCGGCACGCTGCGAACGGCCCGCGACGAGCGCGTCGTACTCGTCGCGCACGGACCCGTCGCCGGTGCCCACGTGGTCGACGCATGA
- the rsmA gene encoding 16S rRNA (adenine(1518)-N(6)/adenine(1519)-N(6))-dimethyltransferase RsmA, whose amino-acid sequence MTSAGSRMLGPAEVRQLAARLDVRPTKQRGQNFVIDPNTVRRIVREAGLGPHDVVVEVGPGLGSLTLALLDEVDRVVAIEIDPVLAAALPETLATYAPTRAERCQVVQADALRIDAVPGPPPTALVANLPYNVSVPVLLHLLALLPSLERGLVMVQAEVADRLAAGPGSKVYGVPSVKAAWYADVRRAGAVGRNVFWPAPNVDSGLVAWTRREPPATTATREQVFAVVDAAFAQRRKGLRGALRHLAGSIEAASTALESVGVDPLARGESLTVGQFARIAEALSTPRPSSPAPLRSSDGQRRGDTA is encoded by the coding sequence ATGACCTCTGCCGGCTCGAGGATGCTCGGGCCGGCAGAGGTACGTCAGCTGGCCGCGCGCCTCGACGTCCGCCCCACCAAGCAGCGCGGGCAGAACTTCGTGATCGACCCCAACACGGTGCGCCGGATCGTCCGCGAGGCGGGGCTGGGCCCCCACGACGTGGTCGTCGAGGTCGGACCGGGGCTCGGATCGTTGACCCTGGCCCTGCTCGACGAGGTCGACCGGGTCGTCGCGATCGAGATCGACCCGGTCCTGGCCGCCGCGCTGCCCGAGACGCTCGCGACGTACGCCCCCACCCGCGCGGAGCGCTGCCAGGTGGTCCAGGCCGATGCGCTGCGGATCGACGCGGTGCCGGGGCCGCCGCCGACCGCGCTGGTCGCCAACCTGCCCTACAACGTCTCCGTGCCGGTGCTGCTGCACCTCCTGGCGCTGCTGCCCAGCCTCGAACGCGGGCTGGTGATGGTGCAGGCCGAGGTCGCCGACCGACTCGCGGCCGGACCCGGCAGCAAGGTGTACGGCGTACCCAGCGTCAAGGCCGCGTGGTACGCCGACGTCCGCCGGGCCGGTGCGGTCGGACGCAACGTCTTCTGGCCGGCGCCCAACGTCGACTCCGGTCTCGTGGCCTGGACCCGCCGCGAGCCGCCCGCGACCACGGCGACCCGCGAACAGGTGTTCGCGGTCGTCGACGCGGCGTTCGCCCAGCGCCGCAAGGGCCTGCGCGGCGCCCTGCGCCACCTCGCCGGGTCGATCGAGGCCGCGAGCACAGCCCTCGAGTCGGTAGGCGTCGACCCGCTGGCACGCGGCGAGTCGCTGACGGTCGGGCAGTTCGCGCGGATCGCGGAAGCCCTCTCGACACCACGACCCTCCTCGCCTGCCCCGCTCCGCTCCTCCGACGGACAACGCCGCGGGGACACCGCGTGA
- a CDS encoding VOC family protein, whose translation MIALHHVQVACPRGGEDAARRFYGDALGLTEVAKPAGLRGRGGAWFRGYDGHGAVSAELHVGVEDPFLKARKAHPAFVVGDLGAVADALVEAGFDLDLSESPSFEGYRRFHVLDPHGNRVEVLQPLG comes from the coding sequence GTGATCGCCCTCCACCACGTCCAGGTCGCCTGCCCGAGAGGTGGCGAGGACGCCGCGCGCCGCTTCTACGGCGACGCTCTCGGTCTGACCGAGGTCGCCAAGCCGGCCGGCCTCCGAGGTCGTGGCGGCGCCTGGTTCCGGGGGTACGACGGGCACGGCGCGGTGAGCGCGGAGCTCCATGTCGGCGTCGAGGACCCGTTCCTGAAGGCGCGCAAGGCGCACCCGGCCTTCGTGGTGGGCGACCTCGGCGCCGTGGCGGATGCCCTGGTGGAGGCCGGCTTCGATCTCGACCTCAGCGAGTCGCCGAGCTTCGAGGGCTACCGCCGCTTCCATGTCCTCGACCCGCACGGCAACCGGGTCGAGGTGCTGCAGCCGCTCGGCTAG
- a CDS encoding ABC-F family ATP-binding cassette domain-containing protein, whose translation MSNLVNLERVSKAYGVRPLLTDVSLGISVGERVGIVGRNGDGKTTLLQIMTGQEPPDSGRVSASRGLAIGYLHQGDTLDDTHSVRDAVLAGRPDHAWAADPRTREIVTELLAGIELDRAVVGLSGGERRRCALAELLLHEHDLVVLDEPTNHLDVEAVAWLASHVASLPSALAVVTHDRWFLDAVCEQTWEVHDGVVDAYEGGYAAFVLAKAERQRQASASETRRRNLVRKELAWLRRGPPARTAKPKFRIEAASALIDDEPPARDRLELQRFATARLGKDVLDVEDVDLTRGDRTLLSHATWRLGPGDRVGIVGVNGAGKSSVLALLDGSLAPTAGRVKRGRTVVLQHLTQALDDLDPAARVLESVESIRRVAQTTTGEVSASSLLERFGFTGDRLTARLGDLSGGERRRFQLLRLLLTEPNVLLLDEPTNDLDIDTLNVLEDFLDDWPGTLVVVSHDRYFLERVTDTVHALLDDGKISMLPRGVDEYLTRRAGAHRQSNPAESAQRDTQDAPSRHEMARDEGRAKARPGSAEEREARKVLVRVERQLAQVARREASLNDEVLVHASDHERLAALSRALSEAAAEREALELEWLEAAELVE comes from the coding sequence ATGAGCAACCTGGTCAACCTGGAGCGGGTCTCCAAGGCGTACGGCGTGCGGCCGCTGCTCACCGACGTCTCGCTGGGCATCTCGGTGGGGGAGCGGGTCGGGATCGTCGGCCGCAACGGCGACGGCAAGACCACGCTCCTGCAGATCATGACCGGGCAGGAGCCGCCCGACAGCGGCCGGGTCTCGGCGAGCCGCGGGCTGGCGATCGGCTACCTGCACCAGGGCGACACGCTGGACGACACCCACTCGGTGCGCGACGCCGTACTCGCCGGGCGGCCAGACCACGCCTGGGCCGCCGATCCGCGGACCCGGGAGATCGTCACCGAGCTGCTCGCCGGCATCGAGCTCGACCGGGCGGTGGTCGGCCTGTCCGGGGGCGAGCGCCGGCGCTGCGCGCTGGCCGAGCTGCTGCTGCACGAGCACGACCTCGTCGTCCTGGACGAGCCGACCAACCACCTCGACGTGGAGGCCGTGGCGTGGCTCGCCAGCCACGTGGCGTCGCTGCCCTCGGCGCTGGCCGTGGTGACCCACGACCGGTGGTTCCTGGACGCGGTGTGCGAGCAGACCTGGGAGGTCCACGACGGGGTCGTGGACGCCTACGAGGGCGGCTACGCGGCGTTCGTGCTGGCCAAGGCCGAGCGGCAGCGGCAGGCGTCGGCCAGCGAGACCCGACGGCGCAACCTGGTCCGCAAGGAGCTCGCGTGGCTGCGGCGCGGACCCCCGGCCCGGACCGCCAAGCCCAAGTTCCGCATCGAGGCCGCGTCGGCGCTGATCGACGACGAGCCGCCGGCCCGCGACCGGCTCGAGCTCCAGCGGTTCGCCACGGCGCGGCTGGGCAAGGACGTGCTCGACGTCGAGGACGTCGACCTGACCCGCGGTGACCGGACCCTGCTCTCGCACGCGACGTGGCGGCTCGGCCCGGGCGACCGGGTCGGGATCGTCGGCGTCAACGGCGCGGGGAAGTCGTCGGTGCTGGCGCTGCTGGACGGCTCGCTCGCGCCGACGGCGGGTCGGGTGAAGCGCGGCCGGACCGTCGTACTCCAGCACCTGACGCAGGCCCTCGACGACCTCGACCCCGCCGCCCGCGTGCTCGAGAGCGTGGAGTCGATCAGGCGGGTGGCGCAGACGACGACAGGCGAGGTGAGCGCGTCGTCGCTGCTGGAGCGGTTCGGCTTCACCGGCGACCGGCTGACCGCCCGGCTCGGTGACCTCTCGGGCGGCGAGCGGCGGCGCTTCCAGCTGCTGCGGCTGCTGCTCACCGAGCCCAATGTGCTGCTCCTCGACGAGCCGACCAACGATCTCGACATCGACACCCTCAACGTGCTCGAGGACTTCCTCGACGACTGGCCGGGCACGTTGGTCGTGGTCTCCCACGACCGCTACTTCCTCGAGCGGGTCACCGACACCGTCCACGCGCTGCTCGACGACGGGAAGATCTCGATGCTCCCCCGCGGCGTCGACGAGTACCTCACCCGCCGAGCCGGCGCACACAGGCAGTCAAACCCCGCCGAGTCGGCGCAAAGAGACACTCAGGATGCGCCGAGTCGTCACGAAATGGCACGGGACGAGGGTCGGGCGAAGGCGCGGCCGGGCAGCGCCGAGGAGCGCGAGGCGCGCAAGGTCCTGGTCCGGGTCGAGCGGCAGCTGGCACAGGTGGCGCGTCGCGAGGCCTCGCTGAACGACGAGGTGCTCGTGCACGCCAGCGACCACGAGCGGCTGGCCGCGCTCTCCCGGGCGCTGAGCGAGGCGGCGGCCGAGCGTGAGGCACTGGAGCTGGAGTGGCTCGAGGCCGCCGAGCTCGTCGAGTAG
- a CDS encoding metal-sensitive transcriptional regulator, whose product MELPADEMVPVINRIKRARGQLDGILRMLEDGRSCEDVVTQLAAVSKALDRAGFAVIASGLRQCVTAESDGGEALDLQRMERLFLSLA is encoded by the coding sequence ATGGAACTGCCAGCCGACGAGATGGTCCCGGTGATCAACCGGATCAAGCGCGCCCGTGGACAGCTGGACGGCATCCTTCGGATGCTCGAGGACGGTCGCTCCTGCGAGGACGTCGTGACCCAGCTGGCTGCGGTCAGCAAGGCGCTCGACCGGGCCGGCTTCGCGGTGATCGCCTCGGGCCTGCGGCAGTGCGTGACCGCCGAGAGCGACGGTGGCGAGGCGCTGGACCTCCAGCGGATGGAGCGGCTCTTCCTCTCCCTCGCCTGA
- a CDS encoding methyltransferase domain-containing protein, whose protein sequence is MPHTWDPERYLTYADERGRPFLELVSRIATDRPTEVVDLGCGPGNLTALLRARWPNAHVRGLDSSPEMIDTARASVPGIDVEVADLRTWAAGDETADVVVSNATLQWVPGHLELLPALAGRVRPGGWLAFQVPGNFDEPSHTIRTELAAEAPYDAHTRDVDVPSSSDPVVYLEALTALGVEVDAWETTYLHVLTGPDPVFTWVSGTGARPTLQALPHDLRPAFEAEFKRRLRTAYPERGGRVVLPFRRIFVVGRVA, encoded by the coding sequence GTGCCGCACACCTGGGATCCCGAGCGTTACCTCACCTACGCCGACGAGCGCGGCCGCCCCTTCCTCGAGCTGGTCTCGCGGATCGCGACCGACCGGCCGACCGAGGTCGTCGACCTGGGCTGCGGGCCCGGGAACCTGACGGCCCTCCTCCGGGCCCGCTGGCCCAACGCGCACGTGCGCGGCCTCGACTCGAGCCCGGAGATGATCGACACCGCCCGGGCGTCCGTCCCCGGCATCGACGTCGAGGTCGCCGACCTGCGCACCTGGGCGGCCGGCGACGAGACCGCCGACGTGGTGGTGTCCAACGCGACGCTGCAGTGGGTCCCGGGCCACCTCGAGCTCCTGCCCGCGCTGGCCGGCCGGGTGCGGCCGGGCGGCTGGCTCGCGTTCCAGGTGCCGGGCAACTTCGACGAGCCCAGTCACACGATCCGGACCGAGCTCGCCGCCGAGGCGCCGTACGACGCCCACACCCGCGACGTCGACGTGCCGAGCAGCAGCGACCCGGTGGTCTATCTCGAGGCCCTGACCGCGCTGGGCGTGGAGGTCGACGCCTGGGAGACGACGTACCTCCACGTGCTGACCGGCCCCGATCCCGTCTTCACCTGGGTCTCGGGCACCGGCGCGCGGCCCACCCTGCAGGCCCTGCCCCACGATCTGAGGCCGGCCTTCGAGGCGGAGTTCAAGCGTCGCCTGCGGACCGCCTACCCCGAGCGGGGCGGCCGGGTGGTGCTGCCCTTCCGCCGGATCTTCGTGGTGGGGCGGGTCGCGTGA
- a CDS encoding TatD family hydrolase: MRTRGPEDEQGRRRDRERPPAPEPLPSPVVDNHCHLDIADGDWLETAEAIARATEVGVARIVQIGCDLPGARWAVEAAREHPALVAGVALHPNEAPRLAAEGRLDEALAEIERLAGAHDKVRAVGETGLDHFRTGPDGRAAQVESFARHIDLARRLDKTLVIHDRDAHDEVLEVIDAEGAPERWVMHCFSGNPRFAQACLDRGAYLSFAGTVTFKNAQPLRDALAITPQDRLLVETDAPFLTPAPYRGRPNASYLVPVTVRAMAEVRQTDLTTLCDAIDSNTEAAFGGTWGPSH, from the coding sequence CTGCGGACCCGCGGCCCCGAGGACGAGCAGGGCCGGCGCCGCGACCGGGAGCGCCCGCCGGCGCCCGAGCCGCTGCCGTCTCCCGTGGTCGACAACCACTGCCACCTCGACATCGCCGACGGCGACTGGCTCGAGACCGCGGAGGCGATTGCGCGGGCGACGGAGGTCGGGGTGGCCCGGATCGTGCAGATCGGGTGCGACCTGCCGGGGGCGCGGTGGGCGGTCGAGGCTGCCCGGGAGCACCCTGCCCTCGTGGCCGGGGTGGCGCTGCATCCCAACGAGGCGCCGCGGCTCGCCGCCGAGGGCCGGCTCGACGAGGCCCTGGCCGAGATCGAGCGGCTCGCGGGAGCCCACGACAAGGTCCGGGCCGTCGGCGAGACCGGGCTCGACCACTTCCGCACCGGGCCTGACGGACGGGCCGCCCAGGTGGAGTCGTTCGCCCGCCACATCGACCTCGCCAGGCGACTGGACAAGACGCTGGTGATCCACGACCGCGACGCCCACGACGAGGTGCTGGAGGTGATCGACGCCGAGGGCGCTCCCGAACGCTGGGTGATGCACTGCTTCTCGGGCAACCCGCGCTTCGCCCAGGCCTGCCTCGACCGTGGTGCCTACCTGTCCTTCGCCGGCACGGTCACCTTCAAGAACGCCCAGCCGTTGCGCGACGCGCTCGCGATCACGCCGCAGGACCGGTTGCTGGTCGAGACCGACGCGCCGTTCCTGACGCCTGCGCCGTACCGCGGCCGCCCCAACGCGTCGTACCTCGTGCCGGTCACCGTGCGGGCGATGGCCGAGGTCCGCCAGACCGATCTGACGACCCTCTGCGACGCCATCGACAGCAACACGGAGGCGGCCTTCGGCGGCACCTGGGGACCGTCTCACTAG
- a CDS encoding dolichyl-phosphate-mannose--protein mannosyltransferase → MTTPAAADREMVGLAHDADGARIPLAPERARRWRHLEDPFVGWTATLSITLLSLFLRLWKLGTPHSFEFDETYYAKDAWSLWHFGYARDYIDNDGGIANKHILAGQTTHLWKPNASMVVHPEVGKWLIGLGEKTFGMTPLGWRVVPAIVGTLLILVMIRFVRRLTGSTLLGCVAGLLLSLDGMEFVLSRLALLDIFVAFFLLCAVHCLVLDRDWYRAKMANLVPGQLTSGWGPVRALLFRPWLLVSGICWGLACGSKWEAVYPLAAFGLLVVAWCAGARRSFGVSWPGLRALLVDGVPAFFHLVLVALVVYIATWTGWLMHSHQYVQYLSSTQYTQYVSGGSDCGKNIKEDPKKHWPTADQPVKHGLPGLVQGLESLAYYHRDVYVFHTHFLTGCTHTYASQPRGWLLLNRPVGVDAQTGIKPGTDGCNAPQDSDCLRQVLLLGTPAIWWGGILAALYAVAMWLGARDWRFGVAVVGIASTWLPWFLYAGRPIFSFYSVITLPFLVLALTLAIGKLLGRSTAPTPRRTVGVVIAGSYVVLVLVNFAWFWPIYTDGLLTHSEWLQRIWFAHWI, encoded by the coding sequence GTGACGACCCCCGCCGCCGCGGACCGCGAGATGGTCGGCCTGGCCCACGACGCGGACGGAGCCCGGATCCCCCTGGCCCCCGAGCGGGCCCGGCGGTGGCGCCACCTCGAGGACCCGTTCGTTGGCTGGACCGCGACGCTGTCGATCACCCTGCTCTCGCTGTTCCTGCGACTGTGGAAGCTGGGCACCCCCCACAGCTTCGAGTTCGACGAGACCTACTACGCCAAAGACGCCTGGTCCCTCTGGCACTTCGGCTACGCCCGCGACTACATCGACAACGACGGCGGCATCGCCAACAAGCACATCCTGGCCGGGCAGACCACTCACCTGTGGAAGCCCAACGCCTCGATGGTGGTCCACCCCGAGGTCGGCAAGTGGCTGATCGGGCTCGGTGAGAAGACCTTCGGCATGACGCCGCTCGGCTGGCGGGTCGTGCCGGCGATCGTCGGGACCCTGCTGATCCTGGTGATGATCCGGTTCGTACGACGTCTCACCGGCTCCACCCTGCTCGGCTGCGTGGCCGGTCTGCTGCTCAGCCTCGACGGCATGGAGTTCGTGCTCTCGCGGCTGGCCCTGCTCGACATCTTCGTGGCGTTCTTCCTGCTGTGCGCGGTGCACTGCCTGGTCCTCGACCGCGACTGGTACCGCGCGAAGATGGCGAACCTGGTGCCCGGCCAGCTCACCTCCGGCTGGGGACCGGTGCGCGCGCTGCTGTTCCGGCCGTGGCTGCTGGTCTCCGGCATCTGCTGGGGCCTGGCCTGCGGCAGCAAGTGGGAGGCGGTCTACCCGCTGGCCGCGTTCGGGCTGCTGGTGGTCGCCTGGTGCGCCGGAGCCCGCCGCTCGTTCGGGGTCTCCTGGCCCGGCCTGCGGGCGCTGCTCGTCGACGGCGTACCGGCCTTCTTCCACCTCGTCCTGGTCGCCCTGGTCGTCTACATCGCGACCTGGACCGGCTGGCTGATGCACTCCCACCAGTACGTGCAGTACCTCTCCTCCACGCAGTACACCCAGTACGTCTCGGGCGGCTCGGACTGCGGCAAGAACATCAAGGAGGACCCGAAGAAGCACTGGCCGACCGCCGACCAGCCGGTCAAGCACGGCCTGCCCGGGCTCGTGCAGGGGCTCGAGTCACTGGCGTACTACCACCGCGACGTCTACGTCTTCCACACCCACTTCCTGACCGGCTGCACGCACACCTACGCCTCCCAGCCGCGCGGCTGGCTGCTGCTGAACCGGCCGGTGGGCGTCGACGCCCAGACCGGGATCAAGCCGGGGACCGACGGCTGCAACGCGCCCCAGGACAGCGACTGCCTGCGCCAGGTGCTGCTGCTCGGCACCCCCGCCATCTGGTGGGGCGGGATCCTGGCCGCCCTGTACGCCGTGGCCATGTGGCTGGGGGCCCGGGACTGGCGCTTCGGGGTGGCGGTGGTCGGCATCGCGTCGACCTGGCTGCCGTGGTTCCTCTACGCGGGCCGGCCGATCTTCAGCTTCTACTCGGTGATCACGCTGCCGTTCCTGGTGCTGGCCCTGACCCTGGCGATCGGCAAGCTGCTCGGCCGGTCCACGGCGCCCACCCCGCGTCGTACGGTCGGCGTGGTGATCGCCGGGTCGTACGTCGTGCTGGTGCTGGTCAACTTCGCGTGGTTCTGGCCGATCTACACCGACGGGCTGCTGACCCACTCCGAGTGGCTCCAGCGGATCTGGTTCGCGCACTGGATCTAG
- a CDS encoding resuscitation-promoting factor, whose protein sequence is MRQKLARITASKSVLIGAVTVAAVAVLGTTVGYASMGRSITLNIDGHVEHVTANGSTVGQVLSAEGISLGPHDEVAPATDQQVTDGTTIAVRYGKPLELDVDGKTSTYWVTATDVRSALDEINRSFDRAQLSVSRGAGLTRDGLRITVATPKKLTVVIGGKRATHRTVSAVTVGQALRAMHVRLGKHDIVHPGRHHVISDGDKLVLTRIRVVRRHVSSESVAYSTVTHNDSSMLQGRTTVTRAGRDGLRDVTYKITYRNGRLVARRVVSAQVLRSPVPQIERVGTKTAPTPTPTFSSGSTVWDKIAQCESGGNWAENTGNGYYGGLQFSVGTWQAYGGSGLPSSASRTTQIAIATKVRNASGGYGAWPACSQALGLPQ, encoded by the coding sequence GTGCGCCAGAAGCTCGCACGAATCACTGCAAGCAAGTCCGTCCTGATCGGTGCTGTCACCGTCGCCGCGGTCGCCGTCCTCGGCACCACGGTCGGGTACGCCTCGATGGGCCGGTCGATCACCCTGAACATCGACGGTCACGTGGAGCACGTGACCGCCAACGGCAGCACCGTCGGCCAGGTGCTGTCGGCCGAGGGCATCTCCCTGGGCCCGCACGACGAGGTGGCCCCAGCCACCGACCAGCAGGTCACCGACGGCACCACGATCGCGGTCCGCTACGGCAAGCCGCTCGAGCTCGACGTCGACGGCAAGACCTCGACGTACTGGGTCACCGCGACCGATGTGCGCTCCGCGCTCGACGAGATCAACCGAAGCTTCGACCGCGCGCAGCTCTCGGTCAGCCGCGGCGCCGGCCTCACCCGCGACGGCCTGCGGATCACCGTCGCCACCCCCAAGAAGCTCACCGTCGTGATCGGCGGCAAGCGCGCAACGCACCGCACGGTCTCCGCGGTCACCGTCGGGCAGGCGCTCAGGGCGATGCACGTCCGGCTCGGCAAGCACGACATCGTGCATCCGGGGCGGCACCACGTGATCTCCGACGGCGACAAGCTGGTGCTGACCCGGATCCGCGTGGTGCGGCGGCACGTGTCCTCCGAGTCGGTCGCGTACAGCACGGTCACCCACAACGACTCCTCGATGCTCCAGGGGCGCACCACCGTGACCCGCGCCGGCCGCGACGGCCTGCGGGACGTGACCTACAAGATCACCTATCGCAACGGCCGCCTGGTCGCCCGGCGCGTGGTCTCCGCGCAGGTGCTGCGCTCGCCGGTCCCGCAGATCGAGCGCGTCGGCACCAAGACCGCACCGACCCCGACGCCGACCTTCAGCTCGGGCAGCACGGTCTGGGACAAGATCGCGCAGTGCGAGTCGGGTGGGAACTGGGCTGAGAACACCGGCAACGGCTACTACGGCGGCCTCCAGTTCTCGGTCGGGACCTGGCAGGCGTACGGCGGCTCAGGCCTGCCGAGCAGCGCCTCCCGGACGACCCAGATCGCGATCGCCACGAAGGTGCGCAACGCCAGTGGCGGGTACGGCGCCTGGCCGGCCTGCTCGCAGGCGCTCGGCCTGCCCCAATGA
- a CDS encoding MarR family winged helix-turn-helix transcriptional regulator, whose translation MRDDVDTLLEAWGRERGDLDLAPVAVFSRVTRLARHLELARRDAFAAHGIEQWEFDVLAALRRAGPPYELSPGRLLRETLVTSGTMTNRVDRLSARGLVERYPDPDDRRGVIVRLTVEGKTAVDGAFTALVDAERELLDVLPERERKKLASLLRALLAPYADPNPDSPTR comes from the coding sequence ATGCGCGACGACGTGGACACCCTGCTCGAGGCCTGGGGCCGGGAGCGCGGTGACCTCGACCTGGCCCCCGTGGCGGTGTTCAGCCGGGTCACCCGGCTCGCCCGGCACCTCGAGCTGGCCCGTCGCGACGCGTTCGCCGCGCACGGGATCGAGCAGTGGGAGTTCGACGTGCTCGCCGCGCTGCGCCGCGCGGGTCCGCCGTACGAGCTGTCGCCGGGGCGCCTCCTCCGGGAGACCCTGGTGACCAGCGGGACGATGACCAACCGGGTCGACCGCCTCAGCGCGCGGGGGCTGGTCGAGCGCTATCCCGACCCCGACGACCGGCGCGGGGTGATCGTGCGGCTGACCGTCGAGGGGAAGACCGCCGTCGACGGCGCCTTCACCGCGCTCGTGGACGCCGAGCGCGAGCTCCTCGACGTCCTGCCCGAACGTGAGCGCAAGAAGCTGGCCTCTCTCCTCCGCGCGCTGCTCGCGCCGTACGCCGACCCGAACCCCGACTCCCCCACCCGCTGA
- the rsmI gene encoding 16S rRNA (cytidine(1402)-2'-O)-methyltransferase, with translation MTERADPTAERTGVLVLAATPIGQAADAPPRLVSELAGADVIAAEDTRRLGRLAAELGVEVKGRVTSYFDGNEAARTPGLVQRLLAGDRVVLVTDAGMPSVSDPGYRLVAAAVEAGVSVTAVPGPSAVLTALALSGLPVDRFCFEGFLPRKAGERARRLEALAGEERTLVFFEAPHRTAAALEALAAAFGPGRSAAVCRELTKTHEEVRRGPLGELVTWAADGVRGEVTIVVAGAGPVPVATDTGSLRDAVADLERSGESRKDAIKTVAARAGLPKREVYDAVHEIGHELRQEETP, from the coding sequence ATGACCGAGCGCGCCGATCCGACTGCCGAGCGAACGGGGGTCCTCGTGCTCGCGGCCACCCCGATCGGGCAGGCGGCCGACGCGCCGCCGCGGCTGGTCAGCGAGCTGGCCGGCGCCGACGTCATCGCGGCCGAGGACACCCGCCGGCTCGGCCGCCTCGCAGCGGAGCTCGGCGTCGAGGTCAAGGGTCGGGTGACGTCGTACTTCGACGGCAACGAGGCGGCCCGGACGCCCGGCCTGGTGCAGCGGCTGCTCGCCGGTGACCGCGTGGTGCTGGTCACCGATGCCGGGATGCCGAGCGTGTCGGACCCGGGATACCGGCTGGTCGCCGCGGCGGTCGAGGCCGGGGTGAGCGTGACCGCGGTGCCCGGTCCGTCGGCCGTGCTCACGGCGCTGGCGCTGAGTGGGCTCCCGGTGGACCGCTTCTGCTTCGAGGGCTTCCTGCCGCGCAAGGCCGGTGAGCGCGCCCGCCGGCTGGAGGCGCTCGCCGGCGAGGAGCGGACCCTGGTGTTCTTCGAGGCGCCGCACCGCACCGCGGCGGCGCTCGAGGCGCTGGCGGCCGCGTTCGGGCCGGGCCGGTCGGCTGCCGTGTGCCGGGAGCTGACCAAGACCCACGAGGAGGTACGCCGTGGGCCGCTCGGCGAGCTGGTCACCTGGGCGGCCGACGGCGTCCGCGGCGAGGTGACGATCGTGGTCGCCGGTGCCGGCCCGGTGCCGGTCGCCACCGACACCGGTTCGCTGCGCGACGCGGTGGCCGATCTCGAGCGTTCGGGGGAGTCCCGCAAGGACGCGATCAAGACGGTCGCTGCGCGAGCCGGCCTCCCGAAGCGAGAGGTGTACGACGCGGTCCATGAGATCGGGCACGAGCTCCGGCAGGAGGAGACCCCGTGA